Proteins encoded by one window of Planctomycetia bacterium:
- a CDS encoding WD40 repeat domain-containing protein, protein MPKNATIPSCPEILAVNARGWPNSVTFNDDGSKILAAGFGSPTIFDATTGVHEGRFVDATSPNSGGVCWALACIDSKQVVGGVYDAVAVWTSEGTRCVRTVISPQGIVSSVAITPDRKTLVFGTWEKHLVCVDFHTGNTRWDVKLKTSFSGKVAITLDGKHCITAGNDKTVRLFDLRNGAEIHVIGTHTGYVQGLAVLPDGKRALTASRDKTICLWDIHKAKLLATLSGHRKEIRALGITMDGRLAISAGGDGAKVWDLASHTAIATFNNHGKSISCLSILGNTTVVTGADDGHLRIWRLP, encoded by the coding sequence ATGCCAAAAAACGCGACGATCCCATCGTGCCCGGAAATCCTCGCCGTCAACGCGCGTGGCTGGCCAAACTCAGTCACTTTCAACGACGACGGCAGTAAGATCCTGGCGGCCGGTTTTGGTTCGCCTACGATTTTCGACGCGACCACCGGCGTACATGAAGGAAGGTTCGTCGACGCGACATCGCCCAATTCAGGCGGCGTTTGCTGGGCTTTGGCATGCATCGACTCGAAACAGGTCGTTGGCGGAGTCTACGATGCCGTTGCCGTCTGGACCTCCGAAGGGACTCGCTGCGTGCGGACGGTGATCAGTCCCCAAGGAATCGTTAGTTCGGTCGCGATCACGCCTGATCGAAAGACACTTGTGTTTGGCACCTGGGAAAAACACTTGGTATGTGTCGACTTCCATACCGGCAACACCCGCTGGGACGTGAAACTCAAGACCAGTTTCTCGGGCAAAGTCGCAATCACACTCGACGGCAAACACTGCATCACGGCCGGCAACGATAAGACCGTCCGGCTGTTCGATCTGAGAAACGGCGCCGAAATCCACGTGATTGGAACTCACACCGGCTACGTGCAAGGCCTGGCCGTGCTTCCCGATGGCAAACGAGCGTTGACGGCAAGTCGAGACAAGACGATCTGCCTGTGGGACATCCACAAGGCCAAGTTGCTAGCGACACTGTCAGGCCATCGCAAGGAAATCCGAGCCCTCGGCATCACCATGGACGGCCGACTGGCAATCTCGGCCGGCGGTGACGGCGCGAAGGTCTGGGATCTGGCCTCGCACACCGCAATCGCCACGTTCAATAACCATGGCAAGTCGATTTCTTGCCTGTCGATCTTGGGCAACACAACGGTCGTCACCGGCGCCGACGACGGGCATCTGCGAATCTGGAGACTGCCCTAA
- a CDS encoding ankyrin repeat domain-containing protein — protein sequence MIPQHREYLATPDPKQLIAAAEEGKLDVIRHQVELGVDIDAVKFPTGTALCAAAAANQIEAAKLLIELGADLEKTDDSPMPKTALFHAVSEGHEAMARLLLEQKADPNAMFLTWASTPRNCLEFLKDRNRENTSLYQLLLDYGAEPPTYIKMVDKYPEKAAYIAKAVVSAERFDDALELTSYLIEKRPHSTLHYQRGVAYDMTGNPAAALADFSAAISLDAANFKALYSRSLVRQKLGQWQESVADLEAARKVNPSDYYTLNALARALLRSPHEAMSDPERAVHLANDACELSDWNDALCIATLAEAYRKMGDESKAAEWDRKAAELREG from the coding sequence ATGATCCCGCAACATCGCGAGTATCTCGCGACGCCGGATCCGAAGCAACTGATCGCAGCCGCTGAAGAAGGCAAACTCGATGTGATTCGACATCAAGTTGAATTAGGCGTGGATATTGACGCGGTTAAATTTCCAACCGGCACCGCTTTGTGCGCCGCAGCCGCCGCGAATCAAATCGAAGCCGCGAAACTTCTCATCGAACTTGGCGCCGACTTGGAAAAAACCGACGACTCTCCGATGCCGAAGACCGCGTTGTTCCACGCGGTCAGCGAGGGGCATGAAGCGATGGCGAGGCTCCTTTTGGAACAAAAGGCCGACCCCAACGCGATGTTCCTTACTTGGGCGTCGACACCCAGAAACTGCCTGGAGTTTTTAAAAGACCGAAACCGGGAGAACACGTCGCTTTACCAGCTGCTGTTAGATTACGGTGCGGAGCCTCCGACCTACATCAAGATGGTCGACAAATATCCGGAGAAGGCCGCGTATATCGCCAAGGCGGTCGTTTCCGCCGAGCGCTTCGATGACGCCCTGGAGTTGACGAGCTACTTGATTGAAAAACGGCCCCATTCGACGCTGCATTACCAGCGCGGGGTTGCGTACGACATGACCGGGAATCCCGCTGCCGCTCTTGCCGATTTCAGTGCCGCGATCAGTCTGGATGCCGCAAACTTCAAGGCGCTCTACAGCCGCTCTCTCGTGCGACAAAAACTCGGACAATGGCAGGAATCGGTCGCCGACCTCGAAGCCGCCAGGAAGGTAAATCCGTCGGACTACTATACGTTGAACGCACTGGCCCGCGCACTGCTGCGATCCCCGCACGAAGCGATGAGCGATCCTGAACGGGCCGTTCATCTCGCTAACGACGCATGCGAATTGTCCGATTGGAATGACGCGTTATGTATCGCAACTCTGGCGGAGGCGTATCGAAAAATGGGCGACGAAAGCAAGGCGGCCGAATGGGATCGGAAGGCCGCGGAATTACGAGAAGGCTAA